A single Roseinatronobacter monicus DNA region contains:
- a CDS encoding DUF2163 domain-containing protein, with protein sequence MSIAAHLASGATTIARAWALTRADGLTLGFTDHDRDLGFEGVVFRADAGLSARALEQVTGLAVDNSEAVGALRDAGLNESDIMAGRYDGAALRIWEVNWADAPQRRMIFRGTLGEITRAGGAFRAELRGLSEPLGQQGGRVYHAACAAVLGDAACRFDLDAPGYSAQAQVLRMQDGQHFHFAGLNTVAPGWFAQGRLIVQGGAALGLVGHVREDRMQDGVRLISLWDSLRASVAPGDPVRLEVGCDKQAATCRQKFANFLNFRGFPDIPGEDWLMAYPKAGQPNTGGSRRG encoded by the coding sequence GTGAGTATTGCTGCACATCTGGCTTCAGGGGCCACGACCATTGCCCGCGCATGGGCGCTGACGCGCGCTGACGGGCTGACTTTGGGCTTTACCGACCATGACCGTGATCTGGGTTTCGAGGGGGTGGTTTTTCGCGCCGATGCGGGCCTGAGCGCGCGCGCGTTGGAACAGGTCACAGGGTTGGCGGTCGATAATTCCGAGGCGGTGGGTGCCCTGCGCGATGCGGGCCTGAATGAGAGCGACATCATGGCTGGCCGCTATGACGGCGCCGCTTTGCGCATATGGGAGGTGAACTGGGCCGATGCCCCCCAGCGCCGCATGATCTTTCGCGGCACATTGGGCGAGATCACGCGCGCAGGGGGTGCGTTTCGTGCCGAATTGCGCGGGCTGTCGGAACCCTTGGGCCAGCAGGGCGGGCGGGTCTATCACGCGGCCTGTGCGGCGGTGCTGGGGGACGCGGCGTGCCGGTTCGATCTGGATGCGCCGGGTTATAGCGCGCAGGCGCAAGTGCTGCGCATGCAAGACGGACAGCATTTCCACTTTGCCGGGTTGAATACGGTCGCGCCGGGGTGGTTTGCGCAGGGGCGGCTGATCGTGCAGGGGGGTGCTGCGTTGGGGCTGGTCGGCCATGTCCGCGAGGACCGTATGCAAGATGGCGTGCGCCTGATCTCGCTTTGGGACAGTTTGCGCGCGTCTGTCGCGCCCGGTGATCCGGTGCGGCTGGAGGTGGGCTGCGACAAACAGGCCGCCACTTGCCGTCAGAAATTCGCCAATTTCCTGAATTTTCGCGGCTTTCCCGATATTCCGGGCGAAGACTGGCTGATGGCCTATCCCAAGGCGGGCCAGCCCAATACCGGCGGCTCGCGGCGCGGATGA
- a CDS encoding peptidase has protein sequence MSGQAAIVAHAQHWSGTPYHHRASLRGAGADCLGLIRGIWRAQCGAEPEPLPDYSPSWAEAGRDEALWQALMRHMTPAFVPADGQVLLFRLQSRALAKHLGIQCASGAQFIHACPRAGVVQAPLSAPWARRIVARFTFPAVFDRME, from the coding sequence ATGAGCGGGCAGGCGGCGATTGTGGCCCATGCGCAGCACTGGAGCGGCACACCCTATCACCACCGCGCCAGTTTGCGCGGGGCGGGGGCGGATTGTCTGGGCCTGATCCGGGGCATCTGGCGCGCGCAATGCGGGGCAGAACCCGAACCCCTGCCGGATTATTCCCCCAGTTGGGCCGAGGCAGGCAGGGATGAGGCACTTTGGCAGGCTTTGATGCGCCATATGACGCCTGCATTCGTGCCCGCAGACGGGCAGGTTCTGCTGTTCCGGCTGCAAAGCCGCGCGCTGGCCAAGCATCTGGGCATTCAATGCGCAAGCGGCGCGCAGTTCATCCATGCCTGCCCGCGCGCAGGTGTGGTGCAAGCGCCGCTGTCTGCCCCTTGGGCGCGCCGGATCGTGGCGCGTTTCACCTTTCCCGCAGTTTTTGATCGAATGGAGTGA
- a CDS encoding gene transfer agent family protein → MSNPYAGEVTLVMDGQPHVLRLTLGALAELEAALGEDTLLALVERFEQGRFSARDVLALLVAGLRGGGWQGQAADLTRAEIAGGIHGAAQVAAQVLARAFTPPV, encoded by the coding sequence ATGAGCAACCCCTATGCAGGCGAGGTGACGCTGGTGATGGACGGCCAGCCCCATGTGCTGCGCCTGACGCTTGGTGCGCTGGCCGAATTGGAAGCAGCCCTTGGCGAGGACACGCTGCTGGCACTGGTCGAGCGGTTCGAGCAGGGGCGCTTTAGCGCGCGCGATGTGCTGGCCCTGTTGGTGGCGGGGTTGCGCGGCGGCGGCTGGCAGGGGCAGGCCGCTGACCTGACCCGCGCCGAGATTGCGGGCGGCATTCACGGTGCAGCACAAGTGGCCGCGCAAGTTCTGGCCCGCGCCTTTACCCCGCCTGTATGA
- a CDS encoding DUF2460 domain-containing protein, whose amino-acid sequence MAFHDIRFPANLSFGALGGPERRTEIVELANGHEERNTPWAASRRRYDAGMGLRALDDLEAMVAFFEARQGMLHAFRWKDWGDYRSAPASKPITAFDQLLGLGDGTNRVFQLRKAYRSGAQTIWREVVKPVAGSVLAAIGRDEMTFGLDYEVDATTGQMTFARPPDAGAEVQAGFEFDVPVRFDTDLIQISVASFKAGELPRVPVVEVRL is encoded by the coding sequence GTGGCATTTCACGACATCCGATTTCCCGCCAATCTGAGTTTTGGCGCGCTTGGCGGGCCAGAACGGCGCACCGAGATTGTAGAACTGGCCAACGGGCATGAGGAACGCAACACGCCTTGGGCCGCATCGCGCAGGCGCTATGATGCAGGCATGGGCCTGCGCGCGCTCGATGATCTGGAAGCGATGGTCGCGTTTTTCGAGGCGCGCCAAGGCATGTTGCATGCCTTTCGCTGGAAGGATTGGGGCGATTACCGGTCTGCCCCCGCCTCGAAACCCATCACAGCGTTTGACCAGCTACTGGGCCTTGGGGATGGCACAAACCGAGTGTTTCAACTGCGCAAGGCCTACCGCTCTGGCGCGCAGACGATCTGGCGTGAGGTTGTCAAACCTGTGGCGGGGTCGGTTCTGGCCGCGATCGGGCGCGATGAGATGACCTTCGGGCTGGATTATGAGGTCGATGCCACAACCGGCCAAATGACATTTGCCCGCCCCCCCGATGCTGGGGCCGAAGTGCAGGCGGGGTTTGAATTTGATGTGCCGGTGCGGTTTGACACTGATCTGATCCAGATTTCGGTTGCCAGTTTCAAAGCGGGCGAATTGCCACGCGTTCCAGTGGTCGAGGTGCGCTTGTGA
- a CDS encoding rcc01693 family protein has translation MSALDWPALMRLGLRELRLTPRDFWALTPVELMIMAGLEGAPGPLTRARLNELAARYPDTVKGTQNDQSQRS, from the coding sequence ATGAGTGCGCTTGATTGGCCCGCGCTGATGCGCCTTGGCCTGCGCGAGTTGCGCCTGACCCCGCGTGATTTCTGGGCGCTGACCCCGGTCGAGTTGATGATCATGGCCGGGCTGGAGGGCGCGCCCGGACCCCTGACCCGCGCGCGGCTGAACGAGTTGGCCGCGCGCTACCCTGACACTGTGAAAGGCACTCAGAATGACCAATCTCAGCGATCTTGA
- a CDS encoding phage tail tape measure protein has product MTNLSDLEAQISALEQRLGQTVGLVAEFDSELAGLGRNLTFTGREVDGLSRSFSTGLRRAFDGVIFDGMRMQDALRGIAQSMAGSVYNTAMKPVQNAFGSLLAQGVSGAMGSIMPFAKGGVISQATAFPMRGCTGLMGEAGPEAIMPLSRGPDGRLGVRAAGGGGAVHVSFNIQTPDVAGFQRSQTQIAAQMGRLLSQGNRNR; this is encoded by the coding sequence ATGACCAATCTCAGCGATCTTGAGGCGCAGATTTCCGCTCTGGAACAACGCCTTGGCCAGACCGTAGGGCTGGTGGCTGAATTTGACAGCGAACTGGCAGGGCTGGGGCGCAACCTGACCTTTACAGGGCGCGAGGTGGACGGGCTGTCGCGCAGCTTCTCGACGGGGTTGCGGCGGGCCTTTGACGGCGTGATCTTTGACGGAATGCGCATGCAGGACGCGCTGCGCGGCATTGCGCAGTCGATGGCGGGCAGCGTTTACAATACCGCCATGAAACCTGTGCAGAACGCCTTTGGCAGCCTTTTGGCGCAAGGGGTTTCTGGCGCGATGGGGTCCATCATGCCCTTTGCCAAGGGCGGCGTCATTTCTCAGGCCACAGCATTTCCCATGCGCGGCTGCACGGGCCTGATGGGCGAGGCGGGACCAGAGGCGATCATGCCGCTGTCACGTGGCCCTGACGGGCGCTTGGGCGTGCGCGCGGCAGGTGGCGGTGGGGCGGTGCATGTGAGTTTCAACATCCAGACCCCCGATGTGGCGGGCTTTCAACGCTCGCAAACCCAGATCGCGGCACAGATGGGCCGCCTTCTGTCGCAAGGCAACCGCAACCGCTGA